The genome window ACGGCTTCGGCGTGGACCTGGGCCCCCGGCGCAACACGGCTGAGGGTGTCCTGAAGGGCCATGACCCCGGCATCCACGCGGACCCGCAGGGTCAGGATGGAGCGCCCGGCGGCATCAAGGAAGACGGCGTCCGTCTCGCCCGGCGCGATGCCGATGATGGTGATGCGGCGCGGAGAATGCACATTGGCCTCGGCCACGGCCGGGTTGGACACGATCACGTCCCGCGCATCGGCGGGCAGATCAACGGCAAAGGACGTCCCGCGCGGCAGGGTGACCAGGCGCGGACCGGATCCGGCGGCGACGGTCTGGGTGCTCCCATGGTCCTGGGCCAGCACGCCCGAGGGCAGGGTCGCAGGTGCCGCGGCCATCAGGGCAGCGGTGGCCAGGGCGACGACGCGGTTCAGGGTCGAGATCATCGGGCGCGCGCTCATGGGACGTTGACCACCTGGGGCTCTCCGCCGCGGAAGACGCGGATCGCTCTCGATCGTTCGGGGCCGCCGGGTGGCGGGCCGACACGCCCGGACGGCCCGGATGTGTCCGCATAGGAGCGGAGTACCAGCGACAGGGTCCCGGCCGCCTTGGCCAAGGCCACGACCTCGGCGTCCTGGGGGGCGACCTCGAGGGTGGCGGTCGCGCCGACGACGGCCTGCTGATCGTCGCCCGCCCGTGTGGACTGGTCGATGGCCAGGACCTTGACGTTCTGCATCACGATGCGGCTGGCGAATTTGGCGCGGCCCTCGTCTTCGTTTCCGCCCTGTTGTTCGACGGTGACGATCACGTCGACCCGATCGCCAGGCAGGATGAAACCGCCCGCCGCGCTCTCGACCGAGACGCCGATGGCCATGGCGCGCATGCCGGGTTCCAGATAGGCCGCCATGTAGCCGCTGTCGCCGGCGCGCACGATCTTGCGTCCGACGATGGGTTCTCCGGCCAGAATGGGTTCACGTACGACCGAGCCGAAATAGTCGGCCTTGGCCCCGCCGGTCGCCAGATCGTTGGCTGCGCGCGAGACCCGGGCCACGGCGCTTTCGGCCGTCGTGCCGGTCGGTGCCGTCGTTGCCGCATCGCCTTCAGCAGCGGCGGCGGCCGCTGGAACCGGTACGGAGCCGTCGGTGATGAAGGCGGGGTTGACCTCGTCGACCGGCCAGTCCTTCCACTCCAGATCGGCCTCGACCAGACGCTGTCCTGGCGCGAGATCCCGCGCAGCGACCAGGACCTTGGCCATGGGGCGGGATGGTGCCGGCGCGGCGGTCGCCATGGCGGTCGGAGCGCCGGAAGGAGAGCCCATGGCACGCACCACGAACGCCAGACCGATGGCGGACACGGCAGCGATACAGATGACGGCGATGCGGGCGGGTTTCATCCAGGGTCTCCGGCGCGGACCCCGAACGCGATCCGAAACGCGGGAGGCCTGCCGTTAACGACCATGCCCGGCTGAGGTTAACGCGGAGCTAAGCCCGGGGACGGGCTAGCCTGCCGCGAACATCAGCAGCAGGGGGCTGGACGGGAAGGCCGCCAGCGCGCCGGCGCAGATGGCGACGCCATAGGGCAGGTCACCTTTCGGTGCCATCAGGGTCGCCACCCAGCCCGGGGTTGCGCCCGCGGGAAGGATGAGTGACTTGCGCGCGGCGATCAGGACCATGCACAGCAGTCCGCCGAACAATCCCGTATACAGCAGGAACATGCCGGCTCCGCCCAGGCCCAGCCAGAGGCATGTCGCCGCCATCAATTTGGCGTCGCCACCGCCGATGATCCGGCCGGCGAACAGACCCATCCCGGCGAGCAGGGCACCGACCGCCACGGCGACGTTCACGCCCACCTCGGTCGGTGACAGGCCCACGGCGAAGGCCGACGGGAAGAACCCCAGAATCAGCAGACCCGAAATCCAGTTCGGAATCTTCATGGTCGTCAGATCCGACAGACCCGCGACGATCACGAGGGCGGGCAGGACGCTGAGCAGCAGGAGGGTGAGATTGTCCATGACCGTCACACTAGCGACGTCGGGTTAAGCCACGGTTTCCGGCGCGGCGAGCGAAACCCGAAAAGACGAAGGGCCGGAGCGGTTTCCCGCTCCGGCCCCAGGCTACAAGACCGTTTTGATCCGGTCTTACTTCGGCATCGCGTTGGAGACCTTGGTGAAGGTCCCGGTGATCCGGGTGCCGAGCGCAGTGACCGCGCCGATGATGGCGACGGCGATCAGAGCAGCGATCAGGCCGTATTCGATGGCCGTGGCGCCCGATTCGTCTTGAGCGAACTTGGTGATGAACTTGGTCATGATAGTCTTTCCTTTTGCAAAATCTGTTAAGCGAGCGGTACTGGCTGGAGGCTCCGGTCGCCCGCTTAACCCCCAAACACAGGAGCATAATGCCCCCCACCGGTTAAGGGCTGGTCAGAAGGCGTGGTTACGCGAATGTTTACTGTAAAAAATACGCCGGGAGACATCAGGAGCCGGTTTCTGGCGTTTTCTACTATATAGTATCGGTCTCGATGCCTTTGAGTTCTTTACGTATGTTAACCAATATGACTCAAGTCCTGACAAAGAAGATCGGTTTCAGACTTTCTTGAGATTTTCAGGCCATCGTGCGTCCGCGACGCCCCTGCTCGCGTCGATCTTCGGAGTGCCGTCCATGGCAGGTCGTCCAGTTTTCCCCGCCCTACGCCCGGCTGCTGTGGTCGCCGGCGTCATGTGCCTGTTCGCTGCGGGTGTTGCCCACGCGCAGTCCCTGAATGTCGAGATCGACCGATCGGCGCGCGTGGCGCTGCGCGGGTCGGCGTCCTCTGTCATCGTCGGCAACCCCGAGATCGCAGATGTGACGGTGGTCGACGCCAACACCCTGTTCGTGACGGGCAAGGGCTATGGCGTGACCGAGGTCGTCGCCGTCGATGGGCTGGGCCGCACGATCTATCAGGGCGAGGTCGTGGTCACGGGCGGCTCGACCGGATCGATTCGCGTCTGGCGCGGGGCACAGGCGACGGAGATGGCCTGCGCCGCCTCCTGTTCGGCCAGCATTCGCAACGCCGCCGCCCCGGCCACCGGCGCTTCGGCCAACACGGCTGCGCCTGCCGTTCCCCCGATCACCCCCTGACGGCCATGCGGCTCTGCTCGCTGACATCTGTGCGAAGGACCGACGGTCGGCGCCCTCCGCGTTCGGGGGCAGCGGCGGTCGAGTTCGCCATGGTTGCCCTGCCGTTCTTCTTCCTGATCTTTGCCGTGATGCAACTGGGTCTGCTGTTCGTCATTGATGCCATGCTCGAAAACGCGACGCTTCAGGCCGGCCGTCTGATCCGGACGGGACAGGCCACGACCCGAAATCTCAGCCCTGCACAGTTCAAGACCGAGCTGTGTTCGAAGATGAGCGTGTTCTCGAGCGACTGTGCGGACAACGCCACGGTCGAGGTCCGGGAAATCGCCCAATTCCGCAACCAGACGCTGCCCGACCCGGTCGTCAACGGCCAACTGCCCTCGGCACCGCCCTATACCAACGGCAGGACCAGCAGCCTGATCCTGATCCGCGTCTGGTACAAACAGCCCCTGATCGCGCCCACGATGTTCCAGGCCATGTCGAGGCTGTCGTCCGGCGAGACCATACTGTCGGCCACCACGGCCTTCCGCAGCGAGCCCTACTGATGCCCGCATTGAAGATGTTTATCGGCAGGTTCTGGCACGACCAGAGGGGCGTGTCGGCGGTCGAGTTCGCCCTGATCGCGCCGGTCATGATCACCCTCTATTTCGGCAGCGCGGAGTTCTGTCAGGGCTATATGGCGCAGCGGCGCATGGACCATGCGACCTCCCAGGTGGCCGACATCACCTCCCAGGGCGGCGTGATCACCCGGGACGAACTCGACGACACCTTTGCCCTCGCTCATCTGATCATGTCACCCTTTCCGACGGCACCGCTGAAGATGCGGGTGTCCGGCGTGACCCGAAATTCCAACGGGGTGGCCAAGGTCGACTGGAGCCGGGGGTCCGGCATGGGCGCTCGGGGCACAGGCGCGGTCGTCACCGTCCCGGCCGGTATGATCGCCAATGGTGAAAGCGTGATCCTGAGCGAGGCGACCTACGACTATGCATCGCCGCTCGGCTATCTGCTGCCCGACGCGGTCCGGTTCCGCCGGACCTTCTACCTGCGGCCCCGTCTGGTGGACACGGTAACCTGCAGCAACTGCTGATCGGTCAGGGGCCGATCAGAGCGCGTCGGATCGCCAGGATCTTGGTGTCCGTTTCGGCACATTCCGCATCGGGATCGCTGTCCGCGACGATCCCGGCACCGGCCAGGGTCCGGAACCGCCAACCCTCCGCGTCCCGCCAGAACGATG of Brevundimonas subvibrioides contains these proteins:
- a CDS encoding TadE/TadG family type IV pilus assembly protein codes for the protein MRLCSLTSVRRTDGRRPPRSGAAAVEFAMVALPFFFLIFAVMQLGLLFVIDAMLENATLQAGRLIRTGQATTRNLSPAQFKTELCSKMSVFSSDCADNATVEVREIAQFRNQTLPDPVVNGQLPSAPPYTNGRTSSLILIRVWYKQPLIAPTMFQAMSRLSSGETILSATTAFRSEPY
- a CDS encoding TadE/TadG family type IV pilus assembly protein, with translation MPALKMFIGRFWHDQRGVSAVEFALIAPVMITLYFGSAEFCQGYMAQRRMDHATSQVADITSQGGVITRDELDDTFALAHLIMSPFPTAPLKMRVSGVTRNSNGVAKVDWSRGSGMGARGTGAVVTVPAGMIANGESVILSEATYDYASPLGYLLPDAVRFRRTFYLRPRLVDTVTCSNC
- a CDS encoding A24 family peptidase, with product MDNLTLLLLSVLPALVIVAGLSDLTTMKIPNWISGLLILGFFPSAFAVGLSPTEVGVNVAVAVGALLAGMGLFAGRIIGGGDAKLMAATCLWLGLGGAGMFLLYTGLFGGLLCMVLIAARKSLILPAGATPGWVATLMAPKGDLPYGVAICAGALAAFPSSPLLLMFAAG
- the cpaB gene encoding Flp pilus assembly protein CpaB, whose amino-acid sequence is MKPARIAVICIAAVSAIGLAFVVRAMGSPSGAPTAMATAAPAPSRPMAKVLVAARDLAPGQRLVEADLEWKDWPVDEVNPAFITDGSVPVPAAAAAAEGDAATTAPTGTTAESAVARVSRAANDLATGGAKADYFGSVVREPILAGEPIVGRKIVRAGDSGYMAAYLEPGMRAMAIGVSVESAAGGFILPGDRVDVIVTVEQQGGNEDEGRAKFASRIVMQNVKVLAIDQSTRAGDDQQAVVGATATLEVAPQDAEVVALAKAAGTLSLVLRSYADTSGPSGRVGPPPGGPERSRAIRVFRGGEPQVVNVP
- a CDS encoding Flp family type IVb pilin, encoding MTKFITKFAQDESGATAIEYGLIAALIAVAIIGAVTALGTRITGTFTKVSNAMPK
- a CDS encoding pilus assembly protein N-terminal domain-containing protein — protein: MAGRPVFPALRPAAVVAGVMCLFAAGVAHAQSLNVEIDRSARVALRGSASSVIVGNPEIADVTVVDANTLFVTGKGYGVTEVVAVDGLGRTIYQGEVVVTGGSTGSIRVWRGAQATEMACAASCSASIRNAAAPATGASANTAAPAVPPITP